The Methanomassiliicoccus luminyensis B10 DNA segment TTTTAGAAGATCGACTGACAATCGATAAATATATCTCTTCTGGGTTAACCAGTTCGATAATCACTGGAACAGCCATGGGGCTCGTTCTTTTCCTGCTTGCGCCACATCTTGCGAACTCTATTTTTCACACCCCTGAAATGGAGGGCATGATTAAGCTCATCTCCATCTGTTTCCCATTCATCGCAATCCAGAAAGCAGTTCTCGGGACATTAAATGGCTTCCGAAAAATGCGCCGCCTTGCGTTCCTAAATATCGTACAGAATGTTTCCGTCGTTCTTATCTCGGCGGTTCTTGTACTATCCTTCGACATGAGCGTGATGGGTGCAATCATAGGGCTCGTGGTGCCAACGATGATTGTTGGTCTTCTGAGCCCCATCCTGATTCGTAATCACATCGCATTCGCTTCCCTGTGGAACGGCCCTGCTCTACGTGCAACGACTGTATTCGGGTTCTACATCGTTCTGGGAAATTCTATTGGATTTCTCAATACTCAGATGGACAATCTCTTTATAGGCTATTACTTGGATCCATCGGAGGTTGGGATATATGCCGTTGCCGTTTTGCTGGCTCAGACAATGACACTGATTCCGACCGCGATTCAGTATGTCACGGCGCCGATGACCGCAACATTGTATGGGAAGGGGGATGTCAAAGGAGTTAGGCGACTCTTTTTTTCAACATTGAAAAAGAGCTTAATTATGTCCGCGGTCAGCGCCAGCATATTGGCAGTGGCTAGCCCATACATCATTACATTAGTATTCACCGATGTATATTCCACATCATACGTACCCTTACTGATTCTTTTGGTGGGTTATGCCATTAGTGCATCTTATGGGGCAGTAGGTGCCACACTGGCAAGCATTGGCATGGTAAAGGTTTCCTTTCGTATCCATGCCATGTGCGCGCTATTCAACATACTCTTAAACATCATGCTCATTCCCATCCTTGGTATAGTCGGTGCCGCTTTATCAACCGCAGGTACTATGATTGCCAATTTTATCATAACTGTATCTATTGTTAAAAACTACCTTAGCAGGGGTTCAAAAAATGAATGTAAAAGTGATTCTGCTGGACCTTGACAGTTAACACGGGGGCAGCTTGTTTCGGACTCGTATAATTGCTGGTCCTGATAGGAATTCAGAGTTCCTCAGCTTCGTCTGAGTTCTGCAAAAACAAATAAAACTAAGGACGAACGTCATATCACGCTGAACGAGAATAAATCGTTTTCCGTCGGCACCGTGCTGCTGGTCGACGATCGGTACGAGCAACTTGATTTGGATGCTATCATCGGCTCCCTCAAGGACAAGGGCATTCCTATCAATCCTCCCGTATGAGGAATGTTCGCCTACAAGCTGGGCGATAACTTCAGCGTTCTTCAAGCGGGCGAATGGATGAACAGAACGGAAGTGGGAGAGCATTACGAACTGCCTCCATTCAACGTGAAGACGCTGTATCGGGCGGTGGAGACGCTCGGTCGCAACCGCGAACGCATCGTCCGCGAGCTTCAGGACCGCGTCCTGAAGCTGTTGGACCTCGAGACAACGGACATCCTCATGGACTGGACGTCCATCGTTTACTACGGCGATATGGCCTCCCTGGCGAAGTACGGCTATTCACGAGACCATCGGCCGGACAAGAAGCAGGTGACGCTGGGGGTGGCGCAGCTCGCTCCGCCGGTGAACGTTCCCATGGCCATGACCGTCGAGGCTGGCAACATGAACGACGAGGAGCACTTCCGTAGCACTTACAATCAGGTGAGGAACGTTCTGGACGACAGCTCATTGATCGTCTTCGACAAGGGAGCGAACGACAAGAGGAACCTGGAGAGCAGCGTCCTCGACCGCAACGACTACCTCACCTCGAAGAAGCTCAACATCGCCGACGACAAGGTGTTCCGGTCGTTCGACCGGAACGACTGGGAGAGCATAGACGAGGGCGTCTATGCTCTCAAGCGCATGTTCCCGTCCCGCGTCAACTACTACTTCTTCTCCGAGAAGCTCAAGGACGAGCATCTTGCTTCGAGGCGGCGCAAGGCGGAGCGCCTCCTGGCGGAGGCGCGGATGATACAGGACAGTCTGGACGACGGGAAGCGGCTGCCGAAGCGGTTCCGCATCAACGATCCCCTGGTCGATGTCCGCTACGACTACCAGACCAAGCTGGCATCGATGGACGAACAGGAGGCGCTCCGCCTCCTGCTGGACCAAGTGATCGACGGACGGGAAGGCTGCTTCTGCCTGACCTCGTCGAGGGATATGGATGCCGAGGAAGCGCTTCGCATCTACCGCTCCAAGGACGCCGTGGAGAAGCTGTTCCATTCGCTGAAGAGCGAGATCGAGGTGAGGCCGCTGAGAGTGTGGTCGGATGACGCCGTGTACGGTGTTCTTCTTCTAGGATTCATCGCTCAACTGATGATAAGTTTGACACGCTTCTTCGTCGCTCCAGTCAAGAGCGTGTCAACGAAATTCATCTCGAACTCGTTACAAAATTTGACACTAACGGTCGTTCGGAGCGAGGGCGGTCGGAAACAACGGCACTATTCCAACTTCGACGCTCTCAATCGAGCAATATTGGCAGGTTTCCTGGCGGAAACTGACCGTTGCCGCCCTGGGAACGGTGCCCCGGGGCGGTTTCGAGCATCTCAAAACGATGTGTCAAATTCTAGAACCCAGTGAAAACTTGAGGGTCAGGTGTCAAAGTTAGGATGTATGGTCTTCCGTCTTTCTAGTTATGCTCTAACGCCAGTTGTAGTCTTAACGCGCCAAAAGTAGTTAAAAATTAGTCCAGTCCAGTATCACCATATCTGTAGATTGAGATATGCGAATCTTGATATATTTTTCCAGCACTACTTGAGTAATTGATTTCCATCAACATCGGTATGAGGGCCGCCCTTGAATCTAGGATCTGAATTGGGAGGCCTGAGTTCATAGTTGCGTGATCTATTATTATGAACTGTCCCTTCATTGCATTCGACACTGGTTCATCTCCCACTAAAGCTGCATACTCATGCGAGGTTATGTACTCATAATTAAAACTAGGTTTGTTTATTTTTGACTCGTATTGCAGATGTTTGCCTAAGATATTAAAGTCGGCATATATCTTTTGAGATTTCCCATCAATATGAGAATACGTCCAATAGAAGCTGTTCTCCCCATCGGTGTATTTTGTTACTGACGTCTCTCCTGCCTGGTCGGTGCTATAGATTGAGAATAGGCAGATAGCGCTCAATATGATTAAAATGGCCAGGGAGGCAGTAATTGAATGTCCAACAATTCTTTTTTTATTTTTATCCATATTCACATATACATATATGGCCACCATTGGAAACAAAAGAGGCACATAAAAAAGATTAAATGAGCCACTTAAATAGTACAGGAATACCAAAATTAGTTGAGCAAGCATTAAGGCCGATAGCAACACAACTGACTCGTGAGTATTAATCTTTATATGCTGAGTCATGTGGCGTTTATCTTTTACGGCCGATAAGCAAAGAGTATATACTGCCATTATGATTGATAATGCAAGTATGGATAAGTAGGATAAGAAGTATATCATACCAATCGTGGAATCCTTATAATTATACTGGTATGGTACTTCAAATGTCAAATTTCCTGTTAGTTTCTTAAACGCTTCCTGAATAAAATTGATAATATTTGCATTCTGAGAAAATTCATCTATATAGCTGGACTGCCAAAGATGGGTAAATGTGATTGCAATAACCATGGAAATGGCCGCCAATGTGCCAATATTTTGCAAGTATTTTTTACCCAGATGATTTTCATCCAATTCATGTGGAGAAGTGGTTTGAAATAGATTGGGGTTTACCCTGCTTACTGCCTTAATCATGTAAAGAACTAGCCAGACGCATAGTAGCAAGATCATTACTGTCATTAACAATGTATGCCAGTAGTGCGCAAGGCTGACCAATAATATGATTATAATAAAATAGTATCTGATGTCATGAGATGTGACATATCTCCATATGCACATTATGCCAATAAACAATAATGTGTAGCCAGGGGTGGCTGCATAAAAAGATGAAGTGGATTTGGTTGTAAACAGGAACATGATTCCGTATATGGATAGAAGCAGGAATGCCAGCGGATATTTTTTTCGATCAAGTAATGAATTGAGTAAGCCAAGATATGCTATCGGAACGAGAACAAGCCCAAAGGGAAAGATTATGGACATCTCAGGAGTGATTCCGGTAATATGCACCATTATTAGGTGGATGATGACGATATTGGGGAAAAATGACT contains these protein-coding regions:
- a CDS encoding flippase → MRRLKGKTMSDIKWAFISTAMASLVHFILRTIIGRELGSDGLGVYTLAFTIYLLGMQFAAFGIGSALTKYVAEFLEDRLTIDKYISSGLTSSIITGTAMGLVLFLLAPHLANSIFHTPEMEGMIKLISICFPFIAIQKAVLGTLNGFRKMRRLAFLNIVQNVSVVLISAVLVLSFDMSVMGAIIGLVVPTMIVGLLSPILIRNHIAFASLWNGPALRATTVFGFYIVLGNSIGFLNTQMDNLFIGYYLDPSEVGIYAVAVLLAQTMTLIPTAIQYVTAPMTATLYGKGDVKGVRRLFFSTLKKSLIMSAVSASILAVASPYIITLVFTDVYSTSYVPLLILLVGYAISASYGAVGATLASIGMVKVSFRIHAMCALFNILLNIMLIPILGIVGAALSTAGTMIANFIITVSIVKNYLSRGSKNECKSDSAGP
- a CDS encoding IS1634 family transposase, whose amino-acid sequence is MFAYKLGDNFSVLQAGEWMNRTEVGEHYELPPFNVKTLYRAVETLGRNRERIVRELQDRVLKLLDLETTDILMDWTSIVYYGDMASLAKYGYSRDHRPDKKQVTLGVAQLAPPVNVPMAMTVEAGNMNDEEHFRSTYNQVRNVLDDSSLIVFDKGANDKRNLESSVLDRNDYLTSKKLNIADDKVFRSFDRNDWESIDEGVYALKRMFPSRVNYYFFSEKLKDEHLASRRRKAERLLAEARMIQDSLDDGKRLPKRFRINDPLVDVRYDYQTKLASMDEQEALRLLLDQVIDGREGCFCLTSSRDMDAEEALRIYRSKDAVEKLFHSLKSEIEVRPLRVWSDDAVYGVLLLGFIAQLMISLTRFFVAPVKSVSTKFISNSLQNLTLTVVRSEGGRKQRHYSNFDALNRAILAGFLAETDRCRPGNGAPGRFRASQNDVSNSRTQ